The Desulfococcus multivorans DNA window AAACTCCAGACATCCACGTTCGAAGAAAACGACCGCCCGGAAAGGGCCTCCCAAACATGGGGGAATTTTGTGAACGCCTGCCAGAACGCGCCATCATCTATTCCCGGATAGGTCTTTTCAAGGGCATTGGCGGCCCAATCAAAACCCGCAACAGAGGAGACATGGCCAGGGCGTTCGCGCACGGGGATGATGAATAGGGTATTGTCGTGTTCCTCCCGATGTAAACGGAATGTGGTCATCTCAACACCATCAGGTCCAAGGTAGACCACCATAATGTGTTCCTTAACGCTCGTGTTTTCAGTAAACACATTTTTGGGGTTCAGTTTGGACAACCAGGAGAGTGCAGCGGCCACTGGCCTCCACAGAAACTGAATATTCTCGAACCCGCAGATTTTCAGGTCACGGAGCAACATTTCCTGCCCGAATTCGTCAAGTGAGTCCGGTATGGCCAACACAGCTGTATCCTGTGCGCTGCATCCTGATTTTTTAAGAAGATTCGCTACATGTTCGGAAAGGATACGACTGAGTGTGAAGCTTACACCCCGTCCCACTTGCCAACGGGCTGAACGGTCCCCAGCCTCCACCAGCCCATGCCAGACACACGGGATGGGCGCACGGCGCAGGGGAGCGTTGTGATTAACTCTTGCTTCTGGAGGCCAGGCCAGTCCTGAGTGGATACGATTCTCCTCTGCAGTAGCGCCTGTGTGGATTATACCTGAGGGATGGGTCGGCAACACCGCATTTGCAATACAAAGGGATCCATCACTTGCTCTACCTTCGACCTGAAGGACCTGGTCTGCCAAACCGAATGCAGCACAACCGAAAATTGTTTTGTTGATCATACCAGTCTATCCAACCTATCGTCTAAAAGGATTGCGAGGTATTCGACGACCTCGTGCCAATGACGAGGGTCGGATGGCATAATCACCACAGGTGCGTCCGATAATTCACGCACAACATTCGTTTCCTCAGCATATAAAGAACTGGCGGCTACCAACCCCTGCAGAATTGGCAAATTTGGGATGCGAGCCCCTGCCAGAACATTTCTGTGGAATCTCATCGCGCTCGTTGCAGATTCAGAAATACCTTCCCAAAAGATTTCCTGATTGGTACCAGCAGTGTTGATACCCCAAACGATGAGTACGTGATTTCTGTTGGGAGATTCGCCCAATGGCCGCACCACAAGATAGAGGTGTCCTCCGGTCCGGCTCAGGCTTTGGGTCAGAATATGTTCGCTTGCCTCATCCGGGTGCACAACTTCCAGGATAGCGATGGAACGTGGTGTCCCGTTGGCGATCCTTTCAATGACAAATGGACCGGGCTCGGACCCGCCCCGAGTGCGACTGCCGAGTATTTGTTCGCGAGTCACATGAAGGGACGAGCCTATCACCTTTCGGATCCGAATGCCGTTCTGTGGCGGCTTCAACCCTTCGCGTTCGAGATGGACAATAGCAAGATTCATAAGCAGCCGGACGATGTCCGCCCAGGTCCGGGCTTGCCAGTCCCAGAAGCGGTCTTCGTCTTCTTCCCGGCGCAACAGGCGGCAGTACCACGCCCAAATCTTGCGGTAGCGTAGATCGTTTTGGAGAACATAATTAGGCCGGACTCCAGCCCTGGCCTTGGGTACCCCCTCAAAATCCGGATGCTTGCCTGCATCTACACATATTTCTCGAAAACGCCGCACGTCCCGCGCCCGCTTGGAATCCATGAACTGCGCATTGATCTCCACCTCGTTTGTAATATAACGAAGAGACTCTGCATCGCAACGGTGTATAAAATCTTTGAGCACGCGGTTTTCCAGCACGTCAAAAGATTCCCTGCGCACTACGGCCAGCAATTCCTGCCTGCTGCCGCCCTTTTCCGCCATGTTGGCGCCAGGTTGGCGCACAAACCACTGTAAACAACGGACGTCCGTCTCACATATACGGTTGATTCGCTGCATGTTGCGCTCCCGCAGGAGAATCCGCCGCATTCCCTGAACCGTTCCAGATAAGCCGGCGCTCATCTCCTCGGCAATACGCACGATCAAAGAAAGACGAGGCTGTTGTATATCATTCGATTGTTGTTTGAGAAATTCCAGAACAGTGTTCCAGGGAATCATGCCCCCTTTTGACTGTCGGTTGGTCTTGTCATCCAGCAGATCATCAAAGAATTGTGACCATCCAAGAACCATGCGTGCCAGAAGGCTTTCCGTCTTGCCGTCGGCTGTAGTTCTGCGCTGTGCTCCCTTGGCTTCGATTGTAATATTATAGCGCCTTCCGTTGGAGAATATCATCATCGCTCCTTGACCATGACCCGAGTGTGAAAGAATGCCATGAGGCGTTTCATACACTTCAGTCCCGTCCAAAAAGGGCGGCCCTAAGGGAACGAATTTTTCATGCCGTACAGCAAGCAAAACTTGGGCACCGCTCATCACGGAGAGCACTGGGGAACCGAAAAACGGCAATACGACACCGTCGTTCGTGGCGGGAACAGATTCTTCCTCGACATCCACAGACCAGGGCCAGTGGTGAAAACATACTTCAATGGGCGCCGGCATCTGAGCCATCTTTATCTCCGCGGCACGCCGTGCCAGAGGAACAGGCTGGTGTTGCTCTTTTCTTTTGCCTCATTGAATGCATCAATGAGTTCTCCATCCCCCAATTCAACGATAATATCTTGTATCTGCGTCAAGCATTCAGCTGCATGGGGTTCCGATACATCAAGGCCTCTCAGTTTGGGTAGAATCTTCTGCTCAATCTGATCCGCAAACGCCAATTTATAGACTTCTCCTCTTCCGATCCTGGGATAATTAGCAACATAGGAACGGATGGCCTTTTCCACGCGGTAGCCAAACGGTCTGCCTATTTTTTGGAGGGCTGAATTTATTGCCTCCGTCCAGCCCGCAACTGTTCGGCTCCAAGGAGATTGTTCGTCGAATCCATGAATCCAGCTATTCCAGACGTCATGTGTCAGAAATCCGTCCGCCTTTTCAGTTTCGTGGGACTCTTGTTTTTGCGTCAGTTGGCTTGCAGGCTTTCCGAAGCGAAGCACATTGGAGCGGTCGAGAACTTTGTCCGAGAGACTTTGTGTGGTCTCATCCTCGTTCATAGTGCCAACAAAGAGCACGTTACCGCCGACCCAGAGACGTGATGCCTCGGTGCCGCTCGGACCAAGGTCCAGTACGATTTCAGCCCGCTTACGATCGGATGGATCCGTCGGATCTTTTACGTCGCGGCGCAATTCCAGCTTGGATAGGAATTCACTGAAGTAGTATTCTGTTCGAGCGAGGTTCATTTCATCCATAAGGACCATAAGCATTCGATCTTTGCTAACCCCACCGGTTCCCATGAATGGATGGTATTGATCCATACGAACCAATGCTTGTGCCATTTCAGTGGCCTTGTATTGCTTTTCCAGATAATTATAGAACCCAAACATATCCTGGGGCGAATCCCAGCGTGGCTGAACAGCCATAACCAGCAGATGCATGCCCATGAGTTGTGCATACTTGATAGGCAGCAATGTTTTGCCCGTGCCGGAGACGCCGGCCATAACGGTCAGGGGATTGATGTCCGCACATTTGAGCGATGTATGGAAGGAGTTTACCACGCGATCAGGGAAAACCAGAGCTTCCCTCACAAGATGATCCTTGAATTTTTGCAGGGCCAGAACCTCGTCCATCTGCAGACGTTTTGGGGGGAATTCTTCGGGATTGAGACAGGCCGGTGCCACCAAGAGATCGTTGAAGGATTTGGAGGGGTTTTTCGTGCCTCCGGCATCGTTTTCCGCCATCAAACGGTTTCGTTCAATTTCCAGACGGCTAACCTCTCGTTCTAGATAGGCCCGTCTCTCCTCAACTTGGATCATTTGTTCACGTTTCTGGTCGAAGTTTCGCAACGTCTTTTCCACTTCAGCCAACTCTGCTTTTTTCTGCTCTACTATTTCGGAAAGTTCGGCCCCAAGGATTTCCTTCCGCGCACAGATATCTCGAAGGTTCTGTTCCTTCTTTGCTAAGGATTGAAAACGAGCCTCGGAATCGGAGAGCTTCTCCCGTAGGTCTCGCTTGCGGGCCTGGATTTCATCAATATCTTTTTTTAATCTATAGAATTCCATCATCATGGTCGTTTTGGTTTCTTCCTTTTGTCGCACCTCCTCATTCAGGGCTTTGATCTTCTCCCCCAAAATTTTGAGTTCTTCTGATGCAGCGTCCCGTTGGTCTATGGCAGCCTGAATCTCTTCGGTAATCTGACGAATCTTTCCCACATGTTGATGTTTTTCCAGCTCCAGTCGTCCCACCTCATCCCTGAGTGACTGATTCTGGCTATCCATAGCCTGCACTTTCCGAGTCAGTTCATCCAGCTCAAGGCGCAGTTTTTCATGTTCTGCCCGTTCGGCGTCAACACGCAGCAATTCTTCTTTCTGCGCTCTGATATGGTCGCGGACCGCTTCATAATCCGCTTCGAGAAGTGTTTTTTTTGCCATGAGATCCGCCACACTCCCGCCCAGTTCCGTGATTACGGAAATTCTGCGGTGATTGAATAGGTACAGCAGAAAAACAATTATCAGAACGGACGTGCCTATCGCTGCGGCGAGAAACCACGCAATTGTGGGAATAATGGTAATGGTAGTATCCACTATCTTGTCTCCTTATGTTTTCAGGGCGTGTTTTCGGTCTTGGCGGCAGAAGATTGTGACTGAATCAACTGTTCACGGGCGACTTCAAGTTGGACGCGAATTTCTTTTTGCAGGATTCCGGCATCGCGGACCATGTTTTCCAGCTCAGTTTTCAGTTTGTTCCCATTGAAAAGGAGAGTTGAGGACGCCTCTTCACGCAGTTTGCCGATGTCTGTCAATGCACTCGTGATCTCGGCCAAGGTTGTTTTGAGTTCCGCAACAGCGTTTTTCAATTCCTGGTTTGTACCCTCAACATCTGAAACGTTTGGGGAGAGCCGGTTCATCATTGCCGTAAACTCCTGCAATGCCTGCTCTGCAGCCACAACCTGAGTCTCCAACCTTGAAATGTCGTTCATCCTGTCGCCGAAGTCCTGAATGTGCCTGCCCAACACTGCGGTGTTGCTGTTAAGAGACTTGATGGGGCTGTCAAGCTGGGTGGTCAGGCGCTGTGCCTGGGCTTTCGCCTCGGTACCCGCTCGAGCCAGATCCGCAACAGCCGTGCTCGTATCATTTCGATCCTTGCTGAATTCTCCCACAAGACGGGCAAACCTCTCGATAGAACCGTGCAGATCCTCAATGGCATTTCCGGTAGATTGGGAGTTGGTCGCCAATTCCGTCACGGCCTGTTGGGCTGTATCGGCTGTAAGCTTCAGCGCGCCCGCCGCTTCTTCGCTTTTTTTCCTGGAATCCTCCATACCAGCTGCAAGGTTTTCAAGATGAGATCCAAGCTCTACGAGCCGGCTGTTGTCTTTGGTCAAAGCTTCAAGGTCTGAAAGACGTGCTTCTTTGGTCTTCGCCATGTTGGCAATTTCTGTGTTAAGCGACTGTGTGCGCGCCGTTAATTCCGCCACCTGAGATCCCAGCCGTGTTACATCCTGTCTTAGCTTAGCGACATTAATGGCCAGGGTAGACTCTTGGGATTTCAGCCCGGATATCTCTGATTTCAATCGTCCTGCCTCTTCCCTGGCAGACTTGGTGGCTGCCTCGGCTTGTTTTCGATCCGCCACAGCCACTTCAAGGTCGTTCTGAAGGGTGGTGACAGTTTGCAGCAATGCAGCCTCACGGCTCGTGAGATCATGAATTTTTCCCTCTAAACCCGATATGTTAGCATTTAGATCTGTTTGGCGTGACTTCAGCTCCGGCAGTTCCTCTAAAAGTTTTGAGTGGGAGGCGATATCCGCTTCCAGACTCTTGGCCCGCTCATCTATAGTGACTTTTTCCAATCGGAGTTGGTTGCGTTCGGACTCCAGATTCATGATCTTGATTCCACAAAACAAATTCAACAAAAGCGTTACCGCCACGGCAGAAGCCATGAGCCAGAAGGAGGGAAATAAAGCTCGGGGATTCATTTTGCTCTGCCCCTTTTTCTGGTCTTTTACCTGCTCCAAATTGAGTTCATCATTACGGGGTGTCATCGGTGCCTTTCCATATTTCAGAGATAGAAGCCACACATCCCTGGAGGTTTTCCCTCAACTGGTATACCCAGAATCGTTTTACTCGCCAACCCAAGCTCTTGAGCTGATAGTCGCGCCAAATATCATCCTGTTTGCGGGTCCCGTCGGGGTTGCGGTGGTATCGGTCCCCATCCACTTCAATATCAAGTTTAAGTGGTTTCTCGTCGGTGCGCACCAAGGCGAGGTCAAGCCGACGCCCGGCAACGGGATACTGCACCGCAGGCGTCATTCCCCGCCCCACCAATGCGTTGTAAAGAACTTTCTCCCATGGAGAGTCGTGCGGCGCCCAAGGCCCTTGGGCCTCTTTTGCATCATTGCGGGTATGCTCCACCGATAGGCGCTCGATATGTTTAATGCCACATGAGCGGGCCCAGCTTCGGTTGCCTATTACGTGCAAGACAGCACGAGCCCGACTGGCTGCGACATTGAAAAGATTCCCCTGATCCTTCAAAAAATGGAGGGAGCCTTTCGGCATGTTCGGTCCGGCACAAAGACTGAAAAGCATGACATCCCGTTCATCGCCCTGAAAGCCGTGTGATGTGTCAACATGCAGGCGTGTTTCCCGCATGGTTTCCTGGGAAATGTCCTGCGCATATAGGGCATCGTTGATGCGATTCGCTTGTTGCCGAAAAGGTGTGACTACGCCGATGGTTCCCCGGAATCCGCTTGCCAGGAGTTCGACGATTTGCCTTACTATCATGTCGCACTCCTTTGGACAGTGGCAGCCATTCGGGCCGGCACTGAGAATTTCGGCATCCACAGGGGTCCAGTGGAGGCCGGGTCGCATGTCAGGGGGTACGCTTAAGTGTAACGGATCCACCGCTATCCTGAGCCTGTTGTCGTAAAATAATTCATTGGAATAATTGGCTATGTCTGCATGACTCCGATAAGTTTCACTGAGAAACACGGGTGCTGCACCATTAGCTTCAGCGAATAGATCATATAGTGAAGTGTTGGCGTAAGAAAAGCGACCCAGGGCGTATTCTGAAAGCCCAACGCGTTGCCTGATCAACGCATCCTGACCCGTACCGAAATTTGCGATATGTCTTAACTGATAGGGGTCTCCGATGACTCCGGCCCTGCGGGCGCGATACAGGACGGGAATGGCGGAAGCCATGTCGCACTGACTGGCCTCGTCCAAAATGGATAGGTCGAACATACCCGCAACCAAAGGGAGGCGAGAGCCGACAGACAGGTTGGTGACCGCCCAGCAAGGGAAGTGGGATAGGAGCAGTTTGATGTCGCGCTGCGCTTGATCCAGATGAGTCTCTGCTACGTTGCGGTCCATCAACCCAGAAGACAAGGAACGCAGAGCTGCACTTAGGTTCGCCAGCCGCTCACGCTCTTCACCCGGTGGCAGGCCATTGCCGCGCGCGGATAGATCCAAAGGCAGTGCGCGCTGAGTGATCTCCTGAATCCTTTCGGATAAGTCAGCAATCTCGCTGGAAAGGACATCCACGGCCGGAAGGGGGCGGAGTTTCTCTGCGATTTTCTGGGCCTCTCGCAGGGCCGTGGAATAGAGCTCCGCATGCTTCAGAACAGCAAGCAGATCCGCGAGTGCCGGCAATCCCCCATCGCTGGAGGTGCACGATAATGTGGGCATGCCCGGCAGCCTCAGAAACAAACTTTTTTTCAGTCGCAGCAGGAAAAGCCGTACATATGCGCCGATCTTTTCCATACAGGAGCCGTGCAAAAACGTATTTGAAATCCATTCTGTCTTTTCTGTCCAGCCGCTGGGAAACTTCCCGCGTCGTTCAGTTAATGCTTGACAAAGCTCGTCAGGCAAGTGGAGGGAATGGAATGACACAGCTTCCTCATGTCTGCTCATGCTCCATTCCAGCTCTGCTATCTCCCGGGCGAGACTAATACGCTCTCCACGAAGTCGAAGTAACTCGTCCGCTTGTTT harbors:
- a CDS encoding DUF2357 domain-containing protein; its protein translation is MAQMPAPIEVCFHHWPWSVDVEEESVPATNDGVVLPFFGSPVLSVMSGAQVLLAVRHEKFVPLGPPFLDGTEVYETPHGILSHSGHGQGAMMIFSNGRRYNITIEAKGAQRRTTADGKTESLLARMVLGWSQFFDDLLDDKTNRQSKGGMIPWNTVLEFLKQQSNDIQQPRLSLIVRIAEEMSAGLSGTVQGMRRILLRERNMQRINRICETDVRCLQWFVRQPGANMAEKGGSRQELLAVVRRESFDVLENRVLKDFIHRCDAESLRYITNEVEINAQFMDSKRARDVRRFREICVDAGKHPDFEGVPKARAGVRPNYVLQNDLRYRKIWAWYCRLLRREEDEDRFWDWQARTWADIVRLLMNLAIVHLEREGLKPPQNGIRIRKVIGSSLHVTREQILGSRTRGGSEPGPFVIERIANGTPRSIAILEVVHPDEASEHILTQSLSRTGGHLYLVVRPLGESPNRNHVLIVWGINTAGTNQEIFWEGISESATSAMRFHRNVLAGARIPNLPILQGLVAASSLYAEETNVVRELSDAPVVIMPSDPRHWHEVVEYLAILLDDRLDRLV
- a CDS encoding AAA domain-containing protein, which encodes MIEVKELPTENKDLKAAIESDYPIFSCLQILKNSSVQSQTQYSDLLKAVRSYMDNGEVTFSWRGIEKRHNDSAAPPFSQPFRTSERLLKRLSPETLSLLGLNLPDDVPQKPTQKPMDVGVFRKFLYYLIECLQQEAGAVASHFDESEGEQFIYLPRYGDWMPCSGKPFIGFVPPQASHAGFLNRLASMAPNTPLLLGYPIETWLLPQAHEDFPPSAIVKPVFQFKMSYDARQRCFFNLDPILEVNLSWLNKRLRKKDQQMAFLRSCGFIDVNEDTANLLGGSQSLWHVTSNLSALLPDHICEPLLSHSVINSSLKGLKSGIYNRAVLMIGKRGRYVQTLLSELTHIAERPEEELRSTALGALFLNKGDQIAPEPGSDHSSILLDTLPLNREQREAAASLQEANISVITGPPGTGKSQVAAAAMANMRLRGKSVLFASRNHKAIDAVMGRLQVEDGNPYVIRANAKNDPNLKVTFRTMIRLLLEGSHDNEAERQCHALLKQADELLRLRGERISLAREIAELEWSMSRHEEAVSFHSLHLPDELCQALTERRGKFPSGWTEKTEWISNTFLHGSCMEKIGAYVRLFLLRLKKSLFLRLPGMPTLSCTSSDGGLPALADLLAVLKHAELYSTALREAQKIAEKLRPLPAVDVLSSEIADLSERIQEITQRALPLDLSARGNGLPPGEERERLANLSAALRSLSSGLMDRNVAETHLDQAQRDIKLLLSHFPCWAVTNLSVGSRLPLVAGMFDLSILDEASQCDMASAIPVLYRARRAGVIGDPYQLRHIANFGTGQDALIRQRVGLSEYALGRFSYANTSLYDLFAEANGAAPVFLSETYRSHADIANYSNELFYDNRLRIAVDPLHLSVPPDMRPGLHWTPVDAEILSAGPNGCHCPKECDMIVRQIVELLASGFRGTIGVVTPFRQQANRINDALYAQDISQETMRETRLHVDTSHGFQGDERDVMLFSLCAGPNMPKGSLHFLKDQGNLFNVAASRARAVLHVIGNRSWARSCGIKHIERLSVEHTRNDAKEAQGPWAPHDSPWEKVLYNALVGRGMTPAVQYPVAGRRLDLALVRTDEKPLKLDIEVDGDRYHRNPDGTRKQDDIWRDYQLKSLGWRVKRFWVYQLRENLQGCVASISEIWKGTDDTP